The following are encoded in a window of Pseudomonas sp. St316 genomic DNA:
- the ahcY gene encoding adenosylhomocysteinase — translation MSAVITPADFTDYKVADMSLAAWGRREIIIAESEMPALMGLRRKYSGEQPLKGAKILGCIHMTIQTAVLIETLVALGAEVRWSSCNIFSTQDQAAAAIAAAGIPVFAWKGETEQEYEWCLEQTILKDGQPWDTNMILDDGGDLTELLHKKYPAVLENVHGVTEETTTGVHRLLDMLAKGELKIPAINVNDSVTKSKNDNKYGCRHSLNDAIKRGTDHLLSGKQALVIGYGDVGKGSAQSLRQEGMIVKVSEVDPICAMQACMDGFELVSPFIDGINNGTEASIDKALLGKIDLIVTTTGNVNVCDANMLKALKKRAVVCNIGHFDNEIDTAFMRKNWAWEEVKPQVHKVHRTGTGSFDPQNDDYLILLAEGRLVNLGNATGHPSRIMDGSFANQVLAQIFLFGQKYADLSPAQKAERLTVEVLPKKLDEEVALEMVRGFGGVVTQLTKQQADYIGVTVEGPFKPHAYRY, via the coding sequence ATGAGCGCTGTTATCACGCCTGCCGATTTTACCGATTACAAAGTCGCCGACATGTCCCTGGCTGCCTGGGGCCGTCGCGAAATCATCATCGCCGAATCCGAAATGCCAGCCCTGATGGGCCTGCGCCGCAAGTACTCTGGCGAACAGCCATTGAAGGGCGCGAAAATCCTCGGCTGCATCCACATGACCATCCAGACCGCCGTGCTGATCGAAACCCTGGTTGCCCTGGGTGCCGAAGTGCGCTGGTCGTCCTGCAACATCTTCTCGACCCAGGACCAGGCCGCTGCCGCCATCGCCGCCGCCGGGATCCCGGTATTCGCCTGGAAAGGCGAGACCGAGCAGGAGTACGAGTGGTGCCTGGAGCAGACCATCCTCAAGGATGGCCAGCCGTGGGACACCAACATGATCCTCGACGACGGCGGCGACCTGACCGAGCTGCTGCACAAGAAGTACCCGGCCGTGCTGGAAAACGTCCACGGCGTTACCGAGGAAACCACCACGGGCGTGCATCGCCTGCTGGACATGCTGGCCAAGGGCGAACTGAAGATCCCGGCCATCAACGTCAACGACTCGGTGACCAAGAGCAAGAACGACAACAAGTACGGCTGCCGTCACAGCCTCAACGACGCCATCAAGCGCGGCACCGACCACCTGTTGTCGGGCAAGCAGGCGCTGGTGATCGGCTACGGTGACGTGGGCAAGGGTTCGGCCCAGTCCCTGCGCCAGGAAGGCATGATCGTCAAGGTGTCCGAAGTCGACCCAATCTGCGCCATGCAAGCCTGCATGGACGGTTTCGAGCTGGTTTCGCCGTTCATCGACGGGATCAACAACGGCACCGAAGCGAGCATCGACAAGGCGCTGCTGGGCAAGATCGACCTGATCGTGACCACCACCGGCAACGTCAATGTCTGCGATGCCAACATGCTCAAGGCCCTGAAGAAGCGCGCCGTGGTCTGCAACATCGGTCACTTCGACAATGAAATCGACACCGCCTTCATGCGCAAGAACTGGGCATGGGAAGAAGTGAAGCCCCAGGTGCACAAGGTTCACCGCACCGGCACTGGCAGCTTCGACCCACAGAACGACGACTACCTGATCCTGCTGGCTGAAGGCCGCCTGGTTAACCTGGGCAACGCCACCGGCCACCCAAGCCGCATCATGGACGGCTCGTTCGCCAACCAGGTCCTGGCCCAGATCTTCCTGTTCGGCCAGAAATACGCCGACCTGTCGCCGGCCCAGAAAGCCGAGCGCCTGACCGTGGAAGTACTGCCCAAGAAACTCGACGAAGAAGTGGCCCTGGAAATGGTCCGCGGTTTCGGCGGCGTGGTCACCCAACTGACCAAGCAACAGGCTGACTACATCGGCGTCACCGTCGAAGGCCCGTTCAAGCCGCACGCTTACCGCTACTGA
- the metF gene encoding methylenetetrahydrofolate reductase [NAD(P)H] produces MSQDRRYSFEFFPTKTDAGHEKLIATARQLASYNPDFFSCTYGAGGSTRDRTMNTVLQLESEVKVPAAPHLSCVGDSKDDLRNLLTQYKAAGIKRIVALRGDLPSGMGMASGELRHANELVSFIREETGEHFHIEVAAYPEMHPQARNFEDDLRNFVRKANAGASSAITQYFFNADSYFYFVERIRKLGVDIPVVPGIMPITNYSKLARFSDACGAEIPRWIRKQLEAYGDDSSSIQSFGEEVITQMCERLLQGGAPGLHFYTLNQAEPSLAVWNNLKLPR; encoded by the coding sequence ATGTCCCAAGACCGTCGCTACAGCTTCGAGTTCTTCCCGACGAAGACCGATGCTGGGCATGAAAAACTGATCGCCACTGCCCGTCAGCTGGCCAGCTACAACCCCGACTTCTTCTCCTGCACCTATGGCGCCGGCGGTTCGACCCGTGACCGCACCATGAACACCGTGTTGCAGCTCGAAAGCGAAGTCAAAGTCCCGGCCGCCCCTCACCTGTCTTGCGTGGGCGACAGCAAGGACGACCTGCGCAACCTGCTGACCCAGTACAAGGCCGCTGGCATCAAGCGCATCGTCGCCCTGCGCGGCGACCTGCCGTCGGGCATGGGCATGGCCAGCGGCGAGCTGCGCCACGCCAACGAACTGGTGAGCTTCATTCGTGAAGAAACTGGCGAGCATTTCCACATCGAAGTGGCTGCGTATCCGGAAATGCACCCCCAGGCGCGTAATTTCGAAGACGATCTGCGCAATTTCGTGCGCAAGGCCAACGCTGGCGCCAGCAGCGCGATCACCCAGTACTTCTTCAACGCCGACAGCTACTTCTACTTCGTCGAGCGCATACGCAAGTTGGGCGTCGACATTCCTGTCGTGCCGGGAATCATGCCGATCACCAATTACAGCAAGTTGGCGCGCTTCTCCGACGCGTGCGGTGCAGAAATCCCACGCTGGATCCGCAAGCAGCTGGAAGCCTACGGCGACGACTCCTCCAGCATCCAAAGCTTTGGCGAGGAAGTCATCACGCAGATGTGTGAGCGTTTGCTGCAAGGCGGTGCACCGGGGCTGCATTTCTATACCCTTAACCAGGCCGAACCCAGCCTCGCGGTATGGAACAACCTCAAGCTGCCACGCTGA
- a CDS encoding DEAD/DEAH box helicase: protein MSFASLGLSEALVGAIEAAGYTQPTPVQQRAIPAVLQGRDLMVAAQTGTGKTGGFALPILERLFPNGHPDKSQRHGPRQPRVLVLTPTRELAAQVHESFKIYARDLKFVSACIFGGVGMNPQVQAMSRGVDVLVACPGRLLDLAGQGSVDLSHVEILVLDEADRMLDMGFVHDVKKVLARLPAKRQNLLFSATFSKDITDLAGKLLHNPERIEVTPPNTTVERIEQRVFRLPASHKRALLAHLITAGAWEQVLVFTRTKHGANRLAEYLDKHGLPAVAIHGNKSQNARTKALADFKAGEVRILVATDIAARGLDIDQLPHVVNFELPNVDEDYVHRIGRTGRAGRSGEAISLVAPDEEKLLKSIERMTKQKIADGDLMGFDASTIEAEKPEVRERPDVRNPRNARGPRGDGPNGGGGGGGRKDKGKDKGKEKPASNSNGRGERPAREQKPREGTPAREQQRPAPRAAADRAPDEFLDDDVDNFGNRVDYVPQQKPAQGRGRRPGAPAQGAGAAAGAGAPRSGQPQGRQNGPRNSNGSSTGTPPAKRSGPRNGAPRDGQARRDDTRPRRPARDDQPRQEPAVQNPRSNQPKIVHKESKADRFPTPEQLDQLPSRPRGEKPALLTRNR, encoded by the coding sequence ATGTCCTTTGCTTCCCTCGGTCTCTCCGAGGCTTTAGTCGGCGCCATCGAAGCCGCCGGCTATACCCAGCCTACCCCGGTGCAACAGCGGGCCATTCCCGCCGTGTTGCAAGGTCGCGACCTGATGGTCGCGGCGCAGACAGGTACTGGTAAAACCGGCGGTTTCGCCCTTCCGATTCTGGAGCGGTTGTTCCCCAACGGTCACCCAGACAAATCCCAGCGTCACGGCCCGCGCCAACCGCGCGTACTGGTCCTGACCCCAACCCGCGAACTGGCAGCCCAGGTCCACGAGAGCTTCAAGATCTACGCTCGCGACCTGAAGTTCGTCAGCGCCTGCATTTTTGGCGGCGTGGGCATGAATCCCCAGGTCCAGGCCATGTCCCGCGGCGTCGATGTACTGGTCGCCTGCCCCGGTCGCCTGCTGGACCTGGCCGGCCAGGGCAGCGTCGATTTGTCCCACGTGGAAATCCTCGTGCTGGACGAAGCAGACCGCATGCTTGACATGGGCTTTGTCCATGACGTGAAGAAAGTCCTCGCTCGCCTGCCCGCCAAGCGTCAGAACCTGCTGTTTTCGGCGACGTTCTCCAAGGACATCACCGACCTGGCTGGCAAGCTGCTGCACAACCCGGAGCGCATCGAAGTCACGCCGCCGAACACCACGGTCGAGCGCATCGAGCAACGCGTTTTCCGCCTGCCGGCCAGCCACAAGCGTGCCCTGCTGGCGCACCTGATTACCGCCGGTGCCTGGGAACAGGTCCTGGTGTTCACCCGCACCAAGCACGGCGCCAACCGCCTGGCCGAGTACCTGGACAAGCACGGCCTGCCGGCTGTGGCGATCCACGGTAACAAGAGCCAGAACGCCCGCACCAAGGCCCTCGCCGACTTCAAGGCCGGCGAAGTGCGCATCCTGGTGGCCACCGATATCGCCGCCCGTGGCCTGGACATCGACCAGTTGCCTCACGTGGTCAACTTCGAGCTGCCAAACGTCGATGAAGACTACGTACACCGTATCGGCCGTACCGGCCGGGCCGGTCGTTCGGGCGAAGCGATCTCGCTGGTCGCACCGGACGAAGAAAAGCTGCTCAAAAGCATCGAGCGCATGACCAAGCAGAAAATTGCCGACGGCGACCTGATGGGCTTCGACGCCAGCACCATCGAAGCCGAGAAACCTGAAGTGCGCGAACGTCCGGACGTGCGTAATCCGCGCAATGCCCGTGGCCCGCGCGGCGACGGTCCGAATGGCGGCGGTGGCGGCGGCGGTCGTAAAGACAAAGGCAAGGACAAGGGCAAGGAAAAACCGGCCAGCAACAGCAATGGCCGTGGCGAACGCCCAGCCCGCGAGCAGAAGCCCCGCGAAGGCACTCCGGCCCGTGAACAGCAACGCCCGGCCCCGCGCGCCGCAGCCGATCGTGCCCCGGACGAGTTCCTGGATGACGATGTCGATAACTTCGGCAACCGCGTCGACTACGTGCCGCAGCAGAAACCGGCCCAGGGTCGCGGTCGCCGTCCGGGCGCCCCGGCACAAGGCGCTGGCGCAGCTGCAGGTGCAGGTGCACCGCGTAGTGGCCAGCCGCAAGGTCGCCAGAACGGTCCGCGCAACAGCAACGGCTCGTCCACCGGCACCCCGCCGGCCAAGCGCAGCGGCCCACGCAACGGTGCCCCACGTGACGGCCAGGCTCGTCGCGATGACACCCGCCCGCGCCGTCCGGCCCGTGACGACCAGCCGCGTCAGGAACCCGCCGTGCAGAACCCGCGCAGCAACCAGCCGAAGATCGTGCACAAGGAATCGAAAGCCGATCGCTTCCCGACGCCTGAACAGCTGGATCAACTGCCTAGCCGTCCACGGGGCGAAAAACCGGCATTGCTGACGCGCAATCGCTGA
- a CDS encoding YceI family protein, with protein sequence MLKKTLAALAIGSALLSAGQAMAADYVVDKEGQHAFVDFKISHLGYSYITGTFKDIDGKFSFDAAKPEASKIEFNVRTASVFTNHAERDKHIASKDFLDVGKFADAKFVSTSVKPTGKNADGKDTADVTGDLTLHGVTKPIVVKATFLGEGKDPWGGYRAGFEGTTSIKRSDFGKMMDLGPQSDAVELYISFEGVKAK encoded by the coding sequence ATGTTGAAAAAGACGCTCGCCGCCCTGGCAATCGGTTCTGCCCTGCTGTCGGCCGGTCAGGCCATGGCTGCCGACTATGTTGTCGACAAGGAAGGCCAGCACGCCTTCGTCGACTTCAAGATCAGCCACCTGGGCTATAGCTACATCACCGGTACCTTCAAGGACATCGACGGCAAGTTCAGCTTCGACGCCGCCAAGCCTGAAGCCAGCAAGATCGAGTTCAACGTACGTACCGCCAGCGTCTTCACCAACCACGCCGAGCGCGACAAGCACATCGCCAGCAAGGACTTCCTGGACGTAGGCAAGTTCGCCGATGCCAAGTTCGTGTCCACCAGCGTCAAGCCCACCGGCAAGAACGCTGACGGTAAAGACACCGCAGACGTGACTGGCGACCTGACGCTGCACGGCGTGACCAAGCCAATCGTGGTCAAGGCCACGTTCCTGGGTGAAGGCAAGGATCCGTGGGGCGGCTACCGTGCTGGCTTCGAAGGCACCACCAGCATCAAGCGTTCTGACTTCGGCAAGATGATGGACCTGGGTCCACAATCCGACGCCGTTGAGCTGTACATCTCGTTTGAAGGTGTCAAAGCGAAGTAA
- a CDS encoding cytochrome b, which yields MQLRNSSSRYGWVSIAVHWGVALAVYGLFALGLWMVGLDYYSTWRKDAPDLHKSIGLVLLAVMLLRVLWRFVSPPPPTLPTYGRLTRAGAKLGHSALYLGLFAVMIAGYLISTADGVGIPVFGLFEVPALVSGLPDQADVAGQIHLYLAWALVIFSGLHALAALKHHFIDRDATLKRMLGRQA from the coding sequence ATGCAGCTACGCAACTCTTCTTCTCGCTATGGCTGGGTCAGTATCGCAGTGCACTGGGGCGTTGCGCTGGCGGTGTACGGGCTGTTTGCCCTGGGCCTGTGGATGGTTGGCCTGGATTACTACAGCACCTGGCGCAAAGACGCGCCGGACCTGCACAAGAGCATTGGCCTGGTGCTGCTGGCGGTGATGTTGCTGCGAGTGCTCTGGCGCTTTGTCAGCCCGCCACCACCGACCCTGCCAACCTACGGCCGCCTCACCCGTGCCGGCGCCAAGCTCGGTCATAGCGCCCTGTATCTCGGGTTGTTCGCCGTGATGATTGCCGGTTACCTGATTTCCACCGCAGACGGTGTCGGGATCCCGGTGTTTGGTTTGTTTGAAGTACCCGCGCTGGTGTCCGGACTGCCCGACCAGGCAGACGTCGCCGGCCAGATTCACCTCTACCTGGCATGGGCGCTGGTGATTTTTTCCGGCCTTCATGCGTTGGCAGCCTTGAAACACCACTTTATCGACCGTGACGCGACCCTCAAGCGAATGCTGGGGCGCCAAGCCTGA
- a CDS encoding IS3 family transposase (programmed frameshift) codes for MFMTNSNDKSGELLGQERRRRWSPEQKLAMVRESLEPGQSVSVVARRNGINANQLFLWRKLYQDGSLSAVSAGEAVVPASELSDALKQIRELQRILGKKTMEAEILKEAVEIARSRKLDCALTLVAGGRPVKLVSECLGVARSQLTVRIKQSVSPKTRRSRPVDDAELVVEIQQQVSELPSYGYRRVWGLLRRERETHSLPAINVKRVYRVMRDHNLLLERRLKQPGVPRRHEGRIAVKTSNTRWCSDGFEFRCEDGAKLSVTFALDCCDREAIGWVASPTGYSGDDIRDLMLESVEKRFGDQLPTTPVQWLSDNGSAYTAEQTRLFARQIGLQPVTTPVRSPQSNGMAESFVKTIKRDYVAHMPKPDRETALRNLAIAFEHYNEQHPHSALKYRSPREFRRLAAASI; via the exons ATGTTTATGACTAATAGCAACGATAAGAGTGGGGAGCTTTTGGGCCAGGAGCGGCGACGCCGCTGGAGTCCAGAGCAAAAGCTGGCCATGGTTCGCGAGAGCCTTGAGCCAGGGCAAAGTGTGTCGGTCGTCGCTCGACGCAACGGCATCAATGCCAACCAGTTATTCCTGTGGCGCAAGCTGTATCAGGACGGCAGCCTGTCGGCGGTCAGTGCTGGCGAAGCCGTGGTGCCGGCCTCCGAGCTGAGCGATGCGCTCAAGCAGATCCGTGAACTGCAACGGATTCTGGGCAAGAAAACGATGGAAGCCGAAATCCTCAAAGAGGCCGTGGAGATCGCCCGGTCGCGAAAAT TGGATTGCGCACTCACCCTTGTTGCCGGGGGACGACCAGTGAAGCTGGTCAGCGAATGTCTCGGTGTGGCGCGCTCGCAATTAACGGTTCGAATCAAGCAATCGGTATCGCCCAAGACACGGCGAAGCAGACCTGTGGACGACGCTGAGTTGGTGGTTGAAATCCAACAGCAGGTCAGCGAGTTGCCCAGCTATGGCTACCGTCGTGTCTGGGGATTACTGCGTCGGGAACGTGAAACCCATTCGCTGCCGGCGATCAATGTGAAGCGGGTTTACCGGGTCATGCGTGATCACAACTTGCTGCTGGAGCGTCGACTCAAACAGCCCGGCGTGCCGCGTCGGCACGAAGGCCGTATTGCCGTGAAAACCAGCAATACGCGTTGGTGCTCGGACGGCTTTGAGTTCCGCTGCGAGGACGGCGCCAAACTGAGCGTGACCTTCGCCCTCGATTGCTGTGATCGCGAAGCCATCGGCTGGGTGGCAAGCCCGACCGGGTACAGCGGCGATGATATCCGCGATTTGATGCTGGAAAGCGTGGAGAAGCGCTTCGGTGATCAATTGCCCACCACGCCGGTGCAATGGCTAAGCGACAACGGCTCGGCGTACACCGCCGAACAGACACGCCTGTTTGCTCGGCAGATCGGTTTGCAGCCGGTGACCACGCCAGTTCGCAGCCCGCAGAGCAACGGGATGGCGGAGAGCTTCGTGAAGACGATCAAGCGTGACTACGTGGCGCACATGCCCAAACCGGATCGGGAAACGGCGTTGCGTAACCTGGCAATTGCCTTCGAACATTACAACGAGCAGCATCCGCACAGCGCTTTGAAATATCGCTCGCCGAGGGAGTTCAGGCGCTTGGCGGCAGCATCAATTTAA
- a CDS encoding PQQ-binding-like beta-propeller repeat protein, producing MRLQFVVSNSGFLHDPFRRRLWIAESTHSTDKSLWYNTYMTMQDDGNLVIFDMRTGNLCWARFGFVPGRMSKPKRVRILFEDVPIHTWYFSLPRL from the coding sequence GTGCGTTTGCAATTCGTTGTCAGCAACAGCGGCTTTCTTCATGATCCGTTCAGACGGCGATTGTGGATCGCCGAAAGCACCCACAGCACAGACAAATCTTTATGGTACAACACTTATATGACCATGCAGGACGATGGAAACCTGGTCATTTTTGACATGCGAACAGGCAACCTCTGCTGGGCCCGCTTTGGCTTCGTTCCGGGACGTATGTCGAAGCCGAAGCGGGTGAGGATCCTGTTTGAGGACGTCCCAATTCATACGTGGTATTTTTCGTTACCTCGCCTCTAA
- a CDS encoding flavin monoamine oxidase family protein, which translates to MSAGWLRACALVMIGLFSVSALAKDKQPTAIVIGGGLAGLTAAYELQNKGWGVTLLEAKPDLGGRSGMATSEWIGNEKTQPVLNKYVSTFKLSTTPAPEFVRTPSYLIDGTYFTAADLATKQPATAEALKRYETTLDDLARSIEDPQNPAATSTLHALDQITVSNWLDRLQLPATARQLVNQEIRTRYDEPSRLSLLYFAQQNRVYRGVSDRDLRASRLLGGSPTLAQAFVKQLKTIKTNSPVSAISQDKDSVTVKVGSVGYQADYVVLAVPLRALNKIQLTPALDAQHQGAIKGTNYGWRDQIMLKFKTPVWDSKARMSGEIYSNAGLGMMWIEPALKGGANVVINLSGDNARVMQAFGDKQMVDQVLIRLHAFYPQARGAFTGYEIRRYSTDPSMGGAYLAFGPGQISKYWRLWEKPLQRVAFAGEHTDTLYPGTLEGALRSGQRAASQVEDLAAGKSFEPAKVVPAATAAAAGAVAAKKGNFFTNLFGGSDDDKKPEPAKAPEPVAPPAPTPAPAPAPAPVEPPAPAPAKVEPAKKAAAKPAAKKPAAKTPAKKAPAKAPVKKAEPVKKSAAKPAATTETKTQ; encoded by the coding sequence ATGTCTGCTGGTTGGCTGCGCGCCTGTGCGCTGGTGATGATAGGGCTGTTCAGCGTTTCGGCGCTGGCCAAGGACAAACAACCGACGGCCATCGTCATTGGCGGCGGCCTGGCGGGGCTCACGGCGGCCTATGAGTTGCAGAACAAAGGCTGGGGCGTGACGCTGCTGGAAGCCAAGCCGGACCTGGGCGGTCGGTCGGGCATGGCCACCAGCGAGTGGATCGGCAACGAGAAAACCCAGCCGGTGCTGAACAAATACGTCTCTACCTTCAAGCTGAGCACCACGCCGGCCCCGGAATTCGTGCGTACCCCCAGCTATCTGATCGACGGCACCTACTTCACCGCCGCGGACCTGGCGACCAAGCAGCCGGCCACCGCCGAAGCCCTCAAACGCTACGAAACCACCCTGGACGACCTGGCGCGCTCCATCGAAGACCCGCAGAACCCGGCGGCGACCAGCACGCTGCACGCGTTGGACCAGATCACCGTGTCCAACTGGCTCGACCGCCTGCAACTGCCGGCGACGGCGCGGCAGTTGGTGAACCAGGAGATTCGCACCCGTTATGACGAGCCTTCGCGCCTGTCGCTGCTGTATTTCGCCCAGCAGAACCGCGTCTATCGCGGCGTGTCCGACCGCGACCTGCGAGCCTCGCGCCTGCTGGGCGGTAGTCCTACCCTGGCCCAGGCGTTCGTCAAGCAACTGAAGACCATCAAGACCAACTCGCCGGTATCGGCGATTTCCCAGGACAAGGACAGCGTGACCGTCAAGGTCGGCAGCGTCGGCTACCAGGCCGACTACGTGGTATTGGCCGTGCCGTTGCGGGCACTGAACAAGATCCAACTGACCCCGGCCCTCGATGCCCAGCACCAGGGTGCGATCAAGGGCACCAACTACGGTTGGCGCGACCAGATCATGCTCAAGTTCAAGACCCCGGTCTGGGACAGCAAGGCGCGCATGTCCGGCGAGATCTACAGCAACGCTGGCCTGGGCATGATGTGGATCGAGCCGGCCCTGAAGGGCGGTGCCAACGTGGTCATCAACCTGTCCGGCGACAACGCCCGGGTGATGCAGGCGTTCGGCGACAAGCAGATGGTCGATCAGGTACTGATCCGCTTGCACGCGTTTTATCCACAGGCCCGTGGTGCGTTCACTGGCTATGAAATCCGCCGCTACAGCACCGACCCGTCCATGGGCGGCGCGTACCTGGCCTTCGGTCCGGGCCAGATCAGCAAGTACTGGCGCCTGTGGGAAAAGCCATTACAGCGCGTAGCCTTTGCCGGCGAACACACCGACACCCTGTACCCGGGCACCCTGGAAGGCGCGTTGCGCAGCGGCCAGCGGGCGGCCAGCCAGGTTGAAGACCTGGCGGCAGGCAAGTCGTTCGAACCGGCCAAGGTCGTTCCGGCTGCAACGGCAGCGGCGGCGGGCGCGGTGGCAGCGAAGAAGGGCAACTTCTTCACCAACCTGTTTGGTGGTTCGGATGACGACAAGAAGCCGGAGCCAGCGAAGGCACCAGAGCCGGTTGCGCCGCCAGCACCGACGCCTGCTCCCGCTCCTGCGCCTGCACCGGTGGAACCACCTGCACCAGCCCCGGCGAAGGTTGAGCCAGCCAAGAAAGCGGCGGCCAAACCAGCGGCAAAGAAACCGGCAGCCAAGACCCCGGCAAAAAAAGCCCCGGCCAAGGCGCCGGTGAAAAAGGCTGAACCGGTGAAAAAATCCGCCGCCAAGCCGGCGGCGACTACTGAGACAAAGACTCAGTAA
- a CDS encoding adenosylmethionine--8-amino-7-oxononanoate transaminase, whose translation MGLNNQWMQRDLAVLWHPCTQMKDHEQLPLIPIKRGEGVWLEDFEGKRYLDAVSSWWVNVFGHANPRINQRIKDQVDQLEHVILAGFSHQPVIELSERLVKMTPEGLTRCFYADNGSSCIEVAMKMSFHYWINRGRPDKKRFVTLSNSYHGETIAAMSVGDVPLFTETYKALLLDTIKVPSPDCYHRPEGMGWEEHSRNLFVAMEQTLAEHHDTVAAVIVEPLIQGAGGMRMYHPVYLKLLREACDRYGVHLIHDEIAVGFGRTGTMFACEQAGITPDFLCLSKALTGGYLPLAACVTTDEVYSAFYDDYPTLRAFLHSHSYTGNPLACAAALATLDIFEEDNVIENNQALAQRMASATAHLADHPNVAEVRQTGMVLAIEMVKDKASKTAYPWQERRGLSVFQHALERGALLRPLGSVVYFLPPYVITPEQIDFLAEVASEGIDIATRDKVSVAVPKDFHPGYRDPG comes from the coding sequence ATGGGCCTGAATAACCAGTGGATGCAACGCGACCTCGCGGTGCTATGGCATCCCTGCACCCAGATGAAAGACCACGAACAGCTGCCGCTGATCCCCATCAAGCGCGGTGAAGGCGTGTGGCTGGAAGATTTCGAAGGCAAGCGCTATCTCGATGCCGTCAGCTCCTGGTGGGTCAACGTGTTCGGCCACGCCAACCCGCGCATCAACCAGCGCATCAAGGACCAGGTCGATCAGTTGGAGCATGTGATCCTCGCCGGTTTCAGTCATCAGCCGGTGATCGAGCTGTCCGAGCGCCTGGTGAAGATGACGCCCGAAGGCCTGACCCGGTGCTTCTACGCCGATAACGGCTCGTCCTGCATCGAAGTGGCGATGAAGATGAGCTTTCACTACTGGATCAATCGCGGTCGACCGGATAAAAAGCGCTTCGTCACCCTGAGCAACAGTTACCACGGCGAAACCATCGCGGCGATGTCGGTGGGTGACGTGCCGCTGTTCACCGAAACCTATAAAGCGTTGCTGCTGGACACAATCAAGGTGCCGAGCCCCGACTGCTACCACCGCCCTGAAGGCATGGGCTGGGAAGAACATTCGCGCAACCTGTTCGTGGCCATGGAACAGACCCTGGCCGAGCACCACGACACGGTGGCGGCGGTGATCGTCGAACCGCTGATCCAGGGCGCTGGCGGCATGCGCATGTACCACCCGGTGTACCTGAAGCTGCTGCGCGAGGCCTGCGACCGCTACGGCGTGCATCTGATCCACGATGAAATCGCCGTCGGCTTTGGCCGTACCGGGACGATGTTCGCCTGTGAGCAGGCCGGCATCACGCCGGATTTCCTCTGCCTGTCCAAGGCCCTGACCGGCGGTTACCTGCCGCTGGCCGCATGCGTGACCACCGACGAGGTCTACAGCGCGTTCTACGACGACTACCCGACCCTGCGCGCCTTTCTGCATTCCCACAGCTACACCGGCAACCCACTGGCCTGCGCGGCGGCCCTGGCGACGCTGGACATCTTCGAAGAAGACAACGTCATCGAAAACAACCAGGCCCTGGCCCAGCGCATGGCAAGCGCCACCGCGCACCTGGCCGACCACCCGAATGTGGCCGAAGTGCGCCAGACCGGCATGGTGCTGGCGATCGAGATGGTCAAGGACAAGGCCAGCAAAACCGCTTATCCGTGGCAGGAACGGCGCGGCCTGAGCGTGTTCCAGCATGCCTTGGAGCGCGGTGCCTTGCTGCGACCGCTAGGCAGCGTGGTGTATTTCCTGCCGCCGTATGTCATTACCCCCGAGCAGATCGATTTCCTCGCCGAAGTGGCCAGTGAAGGCATCGACATTGCCACCCGGGACAAGGTCAGCGTGGCGGTGCCGAAGGACTTCCACCCGGGTTATCGCGATCCGGGCTAA
- a CDS encoding 16S rRNA (uracil(1498)-N(3))-methyltransferase — MRLSRFFIDAPLSLGDHELPEAQAHYIGRVLRMAEGDAVQVFDGSGQEFRGTLAEVGKKRVRVQLDEQFAGQAESPLRIHLGQGLSRGERMDWAIQKATELGVSEITPIFSERCEVRLKDERADKRLLHWRQVAISACEQCGRSSVPLIHPPLLLADWLKQTEAELKLVLHPVAEPLLSHDKPSTLAFLIGPEGGLSDTEVEQAKAASYHAARLGPRVLRTETAPVVALAVAQQLWGDF; from the coding sequence ATGAGACTGTCCCGCTTCTTCATCGACGCGCCCCTGAGCCTCGGCGACCACGAACTGCCTGAAGCCCAGGCCCACTACATCGGCCGAGTGCTGCGCATGGCCGAAGGCGATGCGGTGCAGGTGTTCGACGGCTCGGGCCAAGAGTTTCGCGGCACCCTGGCCGAAGTCGGCAAGAAACGCGTGCGGGTGCAATTGGACGAGCAGTTCGCCGGACAGGCTGAGTCGCCGCTGCGCATTCACCTCGGCCAAGGCCTGTCCCGAGGCGAGCGCATGGATTGGGCGATCCAGAAAGCCACCGAGCTTGGGGTCAGCGAGATCACGCCGATTTTCAGCGAGCGCTGCGAAGTGCGCCTCAAGGACGAGCGCGCCGACAAGCGCCTGCTGCACTGGCGCCAGGTGGCAATCAGCGCCTGCGAGCAGTGCGGGCGCTCGAGCGTGCCGCTCATCCACCCGCCGCTGTTGCTGGCTGACTGGCTGAAGCAGACCGAGGCCGAACTGAAGCTGGTGCTGCATCCGGTGGCCGAGCCGCTGCTCAGCCATGACAAACCGTCGACACTGGCGTTCCTGATCGGTCCCGAAGGCGGCTTGTCAGACACCGAAGTCGAACAGGCCAAGGCCGCCAGCTACCACGCCGCCCGCCTCGGCCCTCGCGTGCTGCGCACCGAAACCGCGCCGGTGGTGGCGCTGGCGGTGGCGCAGCAGTTGTGGGGGGATTTCTAA